The genomic interval AATTCTAGAGTTCTATCTGCAATAAAAACAGACGAAGCCATGTTTTTAGCAGAATAACCAGCCAAAAGATTCAATTTTGGGTAGTTGTAAATAACAACACCAATCACAGTAATTAATACTAAAAATAGAATTCGTTTAAAAATTTTCATCAGAAAAAGAGTTTAATTATGTAAAAATAAGAAAATCATATTGTCTTTATTACAAGTTTCAAACTTCATCCGTTATCTTTGTGTTTTAAATTGATTTTGTATGATAAATGTTGATAAAATTAGAGCAGATTTTCCAATTCTAAAAAGAACCGTTCACGGAAAACCTTTAGTCTATTTTGATAATGCTGCTACTTCTCAAACACCACAAATTGTTATTGATGCAATTGTAGATTATTATAGTAACTACAATGCTAATATTCACAGAGGTGTGCATACTTTAAGTCAGGAAGCAACCGATAAATATGAACAAGCGCGTATTAAAATTCAACATCATTTTAATGCAAAAGAAGCGTATGAGATTATTTTAACTGCTGGTACCACAGACAGCATTAATAGAGTTGCTGCCGGTTTTGCCTCACTTTTAAACACAGGCGACGAAATTATTGTTTCTGCTTTAGAACACCATTCTAATATTGTGCCTTGGCAAATGTTGTGTGAAAAAACAGGTGCTCTTTTAAAAGTGATTCCAATGTTAGAAGATGGTTCTTTAAACATGGAAGCATATCATAATTTATTGAATGATAAAACAAAATTAGTTTTCTGTAACCACGTTTCTAATGCTTTGGGAACTATAAACCCAATTAAAGAAATTATTGCTGCCGCTCATAAGGTGAATGCTGCTGTTTTAATTGATGGAGCTCAGGCTACACCTCATATAAAACCAGATGTACAAGCTTTAAATGTTGATTTTTATGTAGCTTCTGCACATAAATTATGTGGCCCAACAGGTGTTGGAATGTTATACGGAAAACAAGAATGGTTAGAAAAACTACCTCCTTACCAAGGTGGTGGAGAAATGATAGAAACCGTAACTTTTGAAAAAACGACTTACGCAGGTTTACCTCATAAATTTGAAGCTGGAACTCCAAATATTTGTGGCGGAATTGCTTTTGGAGCAGCTATAGATTATATGAATTCCGTTGGTTTTGACGCTATCGCTGAATACGAACATGAGCTTTTAGCATACGGAACACAAGAATTATTAAAAATTGAAGGCTTAAAAATTTTCGGAACTACAAAAGATAAAACGGCTGTAATTTCTTTTAATGTAAACGATATTCATCCGTATGATATTGGTTCTATATTAGATAAATTAGGAATTGCCGTAAGAACTGGTCATCATTGTGCACAACCAATTATGGACTTCTATAAAATACCCGGAACTATTAGAGCTTCTTTCTCGTTCTATAACACAAAAGAAGAGATTGATATTTTGGTTAGCGGAGTTAAAAGAGCAGTAATGATGTTGTCTTAAGAAGATTGTTTAATAATATAAAAGAGGTTATCTTAAAATATATTTTAAGATAACCTCTTTTTATGTTTTCATAATTATTTTCTTACTTTAAAGTAGGCGAATAATTTGTAGGATAATCATCTGCTTTAGCCAAACCATCTGTTGCTAATGTAAAATTAGAACCAAATTCTGCATCTATAGCCTCTAAAATTTCATTAGCCATTAAAGCATACCCTCTTCCTGTTAAATGTACACCATCTAAACTGATTAAACCACCAGTAACTAAACTTGTATTTAACCTATATTTATCAAAAATAATACCTTCGGAAGCTTCTTGTAAAAGACCTTTAAAATCTACCAATGCAACATTTTCATTTGTACTCGTTATTGTTTCAATTGTTGCATTATAAGCATCTGTAGCCGTTTTTATTGCTGCTTGCTCCTGTGGTGTTAAAACCCAATTATCTGCTAAAGGAACAGATACTCCGTTAATTAATGATGCATTTCCATTAACTGTAGTACCAATAATAGCAGAACTTGCTAATAATAATAAATCATCTGCAGTTGCTTGTCTGTATTTTGGAATTCCTGCAAAAGCTGGGTTTATAGCTCCTAAATCTGTTAAATCTTCATCTATAATTACTACAGCATTTTGACCAGCCGAAAAACTAATTGTTCTTTTAGCTACCTCATCATCTGTTAATAAGCCAGTTCCGGCTAAAGCTGCCGCAGCCGCTTGTAAACCGCCATTATAAGTCGCATAACCAGTATTTACAGCTTGTGCTGTTGCTGCATCTAAAGGAACAGGGTTATAAGGTACTGTAACAAAATTAGCTAAATCTGTAATATAAGGTACATTTGCAACCACTCCTTTTGCTCCATTTGATGTAAGTGCGGTTACCATACCATTTAACACATTTGCAAAAACATTTGGGTCTGTTATATCCGCTTCACCGTAAGTAGAAGGATCATAATTACCTGTTTGGTCTACTCCAGAACCTCCAGAAAGTGCATAACCTAAAACATCATTTCCTCCAATTTCTGATAATGTAAAAAACGTTGGTGCTTGGGCCAATGCATCTCCTATAACAGTAGCAGAAGAACTAGATTCCATTCTACCAAAATATGGGTTTAATGTTCCATAACCAGCAACACCTAAATGAAAACTTTTTGCACCAGGTACTCCAAAATTATTGAAAGGGCCAGATACTTTAGCTGTTAAAGGTGTTGTAGGTAAAGCACTTAACCTAGTTGGACCAGCTCCATCAAAATAAAATCTTGGCGGCTGTACTGCTGTTCCGTTAAAAACCAAACCTCCAATATTATCATTCATTAAAGGTTGTTTAAATGTGGTTCCAAATTTTTCTGCTAAAATGTTTGGAAAAGAATTTTCTTGCCCCGATTTAAACAATGCTCCGTCTGTATACCCTGCGGTAAAAGAAGCTCCTATAGAAATGTATGTAGAAAAATCTAATCCATTTTTATTTAATGTTACTAGGGGTTTTACTGGATCTACTATTTCATCTAACTCATTGTTTACATCACAAGAAGTAAAACTGAAAGCCAAAAGAAATAATCCTATATATTTATAATTTTTCATAAAGTATTTTATTTTAGTTATTAATTGTCCAAGAAATATAGTACTGAGAACCTACTGCTCCTACACCGGTAGCACCCAAGTATTCTTGACCTGTTAAATTTGCTCCACCTAATTTAAATACAGATTTCATTGAAGGAACACTATAATTAACTTGAGCATCTAAAACGGTTCTCGCTTTCATTGTACCATCTAAGAAAGAAGATTCCCATCTATATTCATCTTGCCATCTTGCATTAACATTAAAACCAAAGTTTTTAAATAAGTCTGTTTTACCAAATTGCAATTTTACTTTATGTTCTGGAGTATTAAAACCAGCTTCAAAATCTGGATCTGAAGCTTGATCAAAATCAAATTTTGCATAAGTATAATTAAGACCAAGGTTAAAACCTTTTAAAATTTTGGTATTTAAACCAATGGTTGCTCCATAAGAATTAATATCTGCATCAGAATTAGTATACAATTGAAAAACCTTAAATCCGCCGGCAGCGTTGTAAGGTACAATTACATTTTTATTGGCTATAAAATCTTCATATTGATTATAATACACACTTAAATCTACAGTAAGGTTACTTTCATTAACAGGAATAAGACCTCTATACCCTACTTCAAAAGCGGTTACTTTTTCTGGTTTCACAAAGTCTACCTCTGCTTTTACAGTTCCACCACTTGCAACAGTAAAAGAGTTTTCATAAGCATCTCTACCTGTTAAAGTATAATTTACACCTGCAGCATCTGTAAAACTTGTGGTATATCTATCTATATTATCTTCTACACCACCTACTAAAATTGCATTACCAACATCTAAACCAATATATTGATCTTGCGTTGTAGGATTTCTAAATCCTGTTTGAAAAGAAGCTCTAAAGTTCTGATTTTTATTTTCACCACCTGCGTATGCAAATGAAATTCTTGGAGAAAAATTACCATCAAAATTTTGTGCTTTGTCATAACGAATTGAAGCGGTTACCTTTAAACGGTCGTCTTCTAAAAATTTCTTTTGAGCTTGTGTATAAACACCATATTCATCATACTTAATAGGTCCGTCTGTATCTGTAAATATATTACCAAAAGAATTTAAAGAATACCTTCTATAAGAACCACCAACTTGAATTTCTGCAAAGTCTATATAGTCTTGAAAATTATAATTCGCATCTGCATGATATAATTTTGTTTGATCTCTAAATTTAGCACCTGTAATTAAATCTGGGTCACTTGTTACTGTATTAAAAGCATTCTTAAACTCAGCAGTTCCAGGTAAAAAACGATTTCTATCTGCAAATGCTCTTGCAGCTTCATGAGAACTAGCAGTAACACCAGGAACACTTCCTAAATAAGCTCCAGCATATTCTGTAAACCAATTTTGGTCTGAACTCCAAGCTCTATTAATATTTAAACCTGCAAATAAGGTATTATAAGAATCACCAGCATCTTCACTTGTTACATAACCACGTACAAAAAAGTTTTTACCTTTAAATTCTAATTTATGTTGCTCTAACAGAAAGTTTTTAATGCTATATTTTTGACCACCTAAATATTGAGTAGTTCCAACGCCTACTTTAGTATTCCATATTACTTCTAAACGATCATCACCAAAAGGTCTATAATTTAAAGAACTACCAAACTTTACGCTTTTAACGCCATAGTCCATCAAATCGTTTTCATTATAACCTGTTCTACTCACTTTTCCTATAGCTCCTCCAAAATCATTAGAAGCTACATCTCCATAAACATTAACACCATTATAATTTGGATCTGATCTATCTCCTGAAATGTATTCATCTCCGTTTGTATTTCTATAGTCTGTTGCATGCCAATCTTCTCCTTCTAAATAGGATAAGGTTGCTTTTGCCGCAAACTTATTAGAAAAAGCATACGCCATTCTAATATTAAAATCATAAAACTCATTATTTCCTGCTGCTTCTTGACTTGTAACTCCTCCTTTTAAAGAAACACTAATTCCTTGATCTTCAAAAGGACTTTTACTGGTCATAAACATAATACCATTAAATGCATTTGCACCATATAATGCAGAGGAAGCACCTGGTAATAATTCTACTGTTTTTACATCTAGTTCAGACATACCTAGTAAATTACCTAAAGCAAAATTTAATGCAGGAGACGAATTATCCATACCGTCTACCAATTGCATAAAACGTGTGTTAGAAAAAGTTGCAAAACCACGTGTATTTACAGATTTAAAAGTTAAACTGTTGGTGTTTACATCTACTCCTTTTAAGTTTTCTAATCCGTCGTAAAAAGAAGGTGAAGAAGTATTTTTAATAGCTCTACTATCCATTCTTTCTATGGTAACTGGAGATTCCATAACACGTTCTGGTGTTCTAGAAGCAGAAACTACAATTTCATCTAAAGAAGTTTCATTTTCTATTAAGGCAACCATTACTTTTTGATTATTTTTTATAATCTCCACTTTTTCTACATGAAACCCCAGCACAGAAATCTCTATAGTAAAAGGTGGCTTGTCTGAAACATTTAATACAAAATTACCATCAAAATCGGTGGTTGTTCCTAACGCTTTTCTAGCAATTTTAATATTTGCTCCAGGAATTGTTTCTCCTGTTTTAGCGTCTGTAACAGTACCTGTAACCTTGGTTTGACCAACCATTGCTACACTACTAAAAGCTATAAACGCAAGAAGTATAATTTTTTTTATCATAATTTGATTTTTTTGTTAAGTAAATGCAAAATACAATATTTTTTGAATAACTTAACAAACAGGTGCTTATTTTAAGATTATAGCAATATATCGCTATTATATTATCAAATAGAAAGTTTAAAAACTACTCTTTTTCATATTAGGAGAAACCGTTAGTTATTGTACATTTGTATTATACTTAATTATCTTTTTGATTGAATACAATTCAGAATATTTCTAATTTTTCTACTTCAGAAAAAACATATGTAACCATTGGTACTTTTGATGGGGTACATTTTGGGCATCAAAAAATTATTGATAAACTGGTTTTAGAGGCTAAAAAAGCAAATAGAAAATCTGTTTTACTTACTTTTTTTCCGCATCCAAGAATGGTGTTACAAAAAGACGCTACCATAGAGTTGATTAATACGATTGAAGAACGTGCCGAATTACTTAAAAAAACTGGCTTAGATTATTTAATCATTCATCCTTTTAGCAAAGATTTTTCTAGAATGACCGCATTAGAATTTGTGCGTGATGTTTTGGTAAATCAATTGAATATTTCTAAATTAATTATTGGTTACGATCATCATTTTGGAAAAAATAGAGAAGGAAACATTGTTCAGTTAACAGAATATAGTCATTTATACGATTTTGTGGTAGAAGAAATTCCGGCACAAGATATCGATGATGTTTCTGTCAGTTCTACCAAAGTAAGACGTGCTTTGGCTACTGGAAACCTAAAAACTGCCAATAATTATTTAGGCTACAATTTTATGCTAAGTGGTACGGTAGTAAACGGAAAACAATTAGGTGGAAAAATTGGATATCCTACTGCAAATATTGATGTAAAAGAATCTTATAAACTGATTCCTAAAACGGGCGTTTATGTTGTAAAATCTACCATTGACAATAAAACTGTTTTCGGAATGATGAATATTGGCAGCAGACCAACTGTAGATGGAACTTACCAAACTATTGAGGTTCATTTTTTTGACTTCAACCAAAATTTATACAACGAATATTTAACAATAGAGTTGCTTTATTTTTTACGTGATGAAGAAAAATTTAGTTCTATTGATGCATTAGTTGTTCAGATTAAAAATGATGAACAAACTGCTAGAGAGTATATTAAAGAAAATCTTTAAGTTTTTTAATTTTCCGCAAATTTGTGTTATCACTGTTATAAGACTTCTCAATACTTCGAAGTGACAATTGGGGTGGTTTACCGTTGTGGGATTTCTCCTTTGTCGAAATGACAAGTTGATTGTTTTTTTACACCCAGTTTTGTCATTTCGACCCTTTTAGGAGAAATCTCATAAAGTTTGGTAATTGTTATGTTATCACGGTTATGAGACTTCTCAATGCTTCGAAGTGACAAGTTTGTGGAGCAATTTTGTGTTAGCTTCTTTATGTGATTTCTCCTTACGTCGAAATGACAATTTCGGTATTTAATATTAAAGACCCTTCAGGTTTTAAAAACCTGAAGGGTCTGAACTGAGTAACCTCATAATAACTTCCTTTTTTGGTATTCACTACGCGTTAAGGATAGCGCAATTGTTTGAGCTCTTTTTTGTTTTTTACAAAAAAAGCGAGTGCGAAAGCCTGACCCTTGTGGTAACGCCCAAAAAACATTTGAAAACATCTATTTTCTATGATTTCTTTGTGCCTATTTGTTTAGAATTTTACAACGCACTTTTATTTATAATTTAGTGTAAAACCACTTCACAAATTATATCTTTGCATTTACAAAAATTCTACAAAAATGTTACAAGTACAGTTTATTAGAGACAACAAAGAAACGGTTTTAGCGGGTTTGGCTAAACGTAATTTTGCCAATGCAGCAACGATTATTGAACAAGTTTTAACTGCAGATGAGAATAGAAGATCTACTCAGGTTGAGTTAGATAATACTTTGGCAGAATCTAATAAATTATCCAAAGAAATTGGTGGTTTTTTCAAATCTGGAGAAGTACAAAAAGCAAATCTTTTAAAGGAAAAAACAGTTCAGTTAAAAGAAAGATCTAAAGAGCTTGGTGATAATTTTAATGCTTTTGCAGAAGAGTTGCAAACATTATTATACCAGATTCCGAATATTCCTCATGCTTCTGTAAAAGCAGGAACTTCTGAAGAAGATAATGAGAACATTTTTAGTGAAGGAACAATTCCGGATTTAGGAGAAAATGCTTTACCTCACTGGGAATTAGCTAAGAAATACGATATCATCGATTTTGAATTAGGTAATAAAATTACCGGTGCTGGTTTTCCGGTTTATAAAGGAAAAGGTGCTAGATTACAACGTGCTTTAATTAACTACTTTTTAGATAAAAACACAAAAGCAGGTTATACAGAAGTACAAGTGCCACATTTGGTAAATGCAGATTCTGCAACGGCAACGGGTCAATTGCCAGATAAAGATGGGCAAATGTATCATTCTACAGTAGACGATTTGTATTTAATTCCTACTGCAGAAATTCCTATTACTAATATGTTTCGTGGTAATTTAATGCAAGAAGCAGAATTTCCTATTACGGTAACAGGTTATACGCCTTGTTTTAGACGTGAAGCAGGAAGTTATGGTGCGCATGTTAGAGGTTTAAACAGATTACATCAGTTTGATAAAGTGGAGATTGTACGTATTGAGCATCCTGATAATTCTTACCAAGCTTTAAACGGAATGGTAGAACATATTAAAGATATTTTAAGAGAATTAAAATTACCTTATAGAATATTACGTTTGTGTGGTGGAGATACTGGTTTTACTTCTGCTTTAACATTCGATTTTGAATTATTTTCTACAGCGCAAGACCGTTGGTTAGAAATTAGTTCTGCATCTAACTTTGAAACTTTTCAGGCAAATAGATTAAAGCTTCGTTTTAAAAATAAAGAAGGTAAAAGCGAATTGGCACACACCTTAAATGGTAGTTCTTTGGCTTTACCTCGTGTTTTAGCAGGTATTCTAGAAAACTATCAAACAGCAGACGGAATTAAAATACCAGATGCTTTAGTACCTTATTGCGGGTTCGATATTATAGATTAATTCTAGTATTCAGTTTACAGTAGCAGTATTGAGTGCTAAAGTTTGTGAAAATATGAATCAGTCTCAGTTTGCAGTTCTAATAGTACTGCAAACTGAGACTGATTACTTTTTTTTGACTGCTTACTGAAAACTGAGACTGCAAACTAATTTGCAACTACAGCAACCATTAATCTTTTGTATTTATTCATTTCTAAAAGTGAGTTTAAATACGCACTAATTTGTCCGTTTTTCATAAACTCTATAGAATTGTTTTTTGCTGTTTCGTATTGTTTTTTAAATGTATTCATCTTCTTAAAATTTGATTGGTTATATTCTCTTTAGACAAGTTTCGTGCCAAAATGTTACAAAGAAGACCTTAGAACAGACGTCTTTAATAAAAATTTAACATATTTCTTACCTATCTTTGAAATTGATGAAACAACTGTTTTTACTTATTTTTATTACTATAACTAGCGTTAGCTTCTCTCAAGGTGATTATTATTTGGCGGAAGATTACTATAGAGAAGGAGAGTATGAAAAAGCCACTCAAATCTTTAAAAACTTATATTCTAAGAACCTTTTTAATACTACTTATTTAAGTAGATTGATTTCTTGTTATCAAGAAACCAATAAATTTAATGAAGTAGAAAAACTATTAAAAACCGCACTTGACAAAGACCCTAAACAAGCTTTTTTTTATGTGCATTTAGGATATAACTACCAAAGACAAGGATTACAAGAGTTCGCAGAAAAAAATTACTCTATCGCTTTAAACGCTATTGATACAAATAGTTTTTATGGCGGATTTATTGGTAGACTTTTTAAAGATTATAATATTTTAGATCATGCAATTTTAGCGTATGAAAAAACAATGGCTAAAAATAAAAAAGCAGATTACAACTTTAGAATTGCTCAGATTTATGGTGAAAAAGGTGATTTAAAAAAAATGTTTGAGGCTTACTTTAATCTAGTTGATAAAAACATTGAAAATTACGATTTAGTAAAAAGATATACGAGTAGTTATATTACAGATGATGCAAAAAATGAAGCAAATATTTTATTTAGAAAAACACTTTTAAAAAAATCTGCAAGCAACCCAAAAGATGTTTGGAATCTTTTATTAAGTTGGCTTTTTACACAGCAGAAAGATTATAATAAAGCTTTTACGCAAGAAAAAGCTCTGTACAAAAGAAATCCTGTTGATTTAAATTCAATTTATAATTTAGGAAAAATAGCTTTTGAAAACAAAGATTATAGCACTGCTAAAGAATGTTTTTATTTTATTACCCAACAAAAAACTTTACAAATAGAAAAAATTGAAGCTTCTTTATACCTTACAAAAATAGCTATTGCAACAGATAATCCTGAAGTAGAAAAAATGTTTTTATCTCTTTTTAATCAGTACGGTAAAAATTCATCAACCATAAGGTTACAAGTGGAATATGCTGATTTTTTAACTTTTAAAAAAGACCAACCAAACGAAGCTAAAACTGTTTTAGAAGAAGCCTTAAACTATTCACGTTCTCGATTTGACAAAGCAAG from Polaribacter sejongensis carries:
- a CDS encoding G-D-S-L family lipolytic protein, with protein sequence MKNYKYIGLFLLAFSFTSCDVNNELDEIVDPVKPLVTLNKNGLDFSTYISIGASFTAGYTDGALFKSGQENSFPNILAEKFGTTFKQPLMNDNIGGLVFNGTAVQPPRFYFDGAGPTRLSALPTTPLTAKVSGPFNNFGVPGAKSFHLGVAGYGTLNPYFGRMESSSSATVIGDALAQAPTFFTLSEIGGNDVLGYALSGGSGVDQTGNYDPSTYGEADITDPNVFANVLNGMVTALTSNGAKGVVANVPYITDLANFVTVPYNPVPLDAATAQAVNTGYATYNGGLQAAAAALAGTGLLTDDEVAKRTISFSAGQNAVVIIDEDLTDLGAINPAFAGIPKYRQATADDLLLLASSAIIGTTVNGNASLINGVSVPLADNWVLTPQEQAAIKTATDAYNATIETITSTNENVALVDFKGLLQEASEGIIFDKYRLNTSLVTGGLISLDGVHLTGRGYALMANEILEAIDAEFGSNFTLATDGLAKADDYPTNYSPTLK
- a CDS encoding aminotransferase class V-fold PLP-dependent enzyme, which gives rise to MINVDKIRADFPILKRTVHGKPLVYFDNAATSQTPQIVIDAIVDYYSNYNANIHRGVHTLSQEATDKYEQARIKIQHHFNAKEAYEIILTAGTTDSINRVAAGFASLLNTGDEIIVSALEHHSNIVPWQMLCEKTGALLKVIPMLEDGSLNMEAYHNLLNDKTKLVFCNHVSNALGTINPIKEIIAAAHKVNAAVLIDGAQATPHIKPDVQALNVDFYVASAHKLCGPTGVGMLYGKQEWLEKLPPYQGGGEMIETVTFEKTTYAGLPHKFEAGTPNICGGIAFGAAIDYMNSVGFDAIAEYEHELLAYGTQELLKIEGLKIFGTTKDKTAVISFNVNDIHPYDIGSILDKLGIAVRTGHHCAQPIMDFYKIPGTIRASFSFYNTKEEIDILVSGVKRAVMMLS
- a CDS encoding bifunctional riboflavin kinase/FAD synthetase, yielding MNTIQNISNFSTSEKTYVTIGTFDGVHFGHQKIIDKLVLEAKKANRKSVLLTFFPHPRMVLQKDATIELINTIEERAELLKKTGLDYLIIHPFSKDFSRMTALEFVRDVLVNQLNISKLIIGYDHHFGKNREGNIVQLTEYSHLYDFVVEEIPAQDIDDVSVSSTKVRRALATGNLKTANNYLGYNFMLSGTVVNGKQLGGKIGYPTANIDVKESYKLIPKTGVYVVKSTIDNKTVFGMMNIGSRPTVDGTYQTIEVHFFDFNQNLYNEYLTIELLYFLRDEEKFSSIDALVVQIKNDEQTAREYIKENL
- a CDS encoding TonB-dependent receptor, with the translated sequence MIKKIILLAFIAFSSVAMVGQTKVTGTVTDAKTGETIPGANIKIARKALGTTTDFDGNFVLNVSDKPPFTIEISVLGFHVEKVEIIKNNQKVMVALIENETSLDEIVVSASRTPERVMESPVTIERMDSRAIKNTSSPSFYDGLENLKGVDVNTNSLTFKSVNTRGFATFSNTRFMQLVDGMDNSSPALNFALGNLLGMSELDVKTVELLPGASSALYGANAFNGIMFMTSKSPFEDQGISVSLKGGVTSQEAAGNNEFYDFNIRMAYAFSNKFAAKATLSYLEGEDWHATDYRNTNGDEYISGDRSDPNYNGVNVYGDVASNDFGGAIGKVSRTGYNENDLMDYGVKSVKFGSSLNYRPFGDDRLEVIWNTKVGVGTTQYLGGQKYSIKNFLLEQHKLEFKGKNFFVRGYVTSEDAGDSYNTLFAGLNINRAWSSDQNWFTEYAGAYLGSVPGVTASSHEAARAFADRNRFLPGTAEFKNAFNTVTSDPDLITGAKFRDQTKLYHADANYNFQDYIDFAEIQVGGSYRRYSLNSFGNIFTDTDGPIKYDEYGVYTQAQKKFLEDDRLKVTASIRYDKAQNFDGNFSPRISFAYAGGENKNQNFRASFQTGFRNPTTQDQYIGLDVGNAILVGGVEDNIDRYTTSFTDAAGVNYTLTGRDAYENSFTVASGGTVKAEVDFVKPEKVTAFEVGYRGLIPVNESNLTVDLSVYYNQYEDFIANKNVIVPYNAAGGFKVFQLYTNSDADINSYGATIGLNTKILKGFNLGLNYTYAKFDFDQASDPDFEAGFNTPEHKVKLQFGKTDLFKNFGFNVNARWQDEYRWESSFLDGTMKARTVLDAQVNYSVPSMKSVFKLGGANLTGQEYLGATGVGAVGSQYYISWTINN
- a CDS encoding tetratricopeptide repeat protein, with protein sequence MKQLFLLIFITITSVSFSQGDYYLAEDYYREGEYEKATQIFKNLYSKNLFNTTYLSRLISCYQETNKFNEVEKLLKTALDKDPKQAFFYVHLGYNYQRQGLQEFAEKNYSIALNAIDTNSFYGGFIGRLFKDYNILDHAILAYEKTMAKNKKADYNFRIAQIYGEKGDLKKMFEAYFNLVDKNIENYDLVKRYTSSYITDDAKNEANILFRKTLLKKSASNPKDVWNLLLSWLFTQQKDYNKAFTQEKALYKRNPVDLNSIYNLGKIAFENKDYSTAKECFYFITQQKTLQIEKIEASLYLTKIAIATDNPEVEKMFLSLFNQYGKNSSTIRLQVEYADFLTFKKDQPNEAKTVLEEALNYSRSRFDKARIKLKLGDILVFTGNYNKALIYFSQIQTQLKNHELAQKARFKVAQTSYYKADFTWAKAQLKVLKGSTTQLIANDALELFLKITDNEPVDSIPSGLKQLAKAELLSYQNKNEEALTELHSLFTPKNVFENGLNPGEVIYDDVLFFEAKLFIKQKKYDDAIVSFSKIIEADNQGIYADDVYYEMAELYNNQLNNPEKASEYYQKIIFDYSSSIYLVDARKKYRKLRGDKI
- the serS gene encoding serine--tRNA ligase, translating into MLQVQFIRDNKETVLAGLAKRNFANAATIIEQVLTADENRRSTQVELDNTLAESNKLSKEIGGFFKSGEVQKANLLKEKTVQLKERSKELGDNFNAFAEELQTLLYQIPNIPHASVKAGTSEEDNENIFSEGTIPDLGENALPHWELAKKYDIIDFELGNKITGAGFPVYKGKGARLQRALINYFLDKNTKAGYTEVQVPHLVNADSATATGQLPDKDGQMYHSTVDDLYLIPTAEIPITNMFRGNLMQEAEFPITVTGYTPCFRREAGSYGAHVRGLNRLHQFDKVEIVRIEHPDNSYQALNGMVEHIKDILRELKLPYRILRLCGGDTGFTSALTFDFELFSTAQDRWLEISSASNFETFQANRLKLRFKNKEGKSELAHTLNGSSLALPRVLAGILENYQTADGIKIPDALVPYCGFDIID